One window of the Ureibacillus sp. FSL W7-1570 genome contains the following:
- a CDS encoding DMT family transporter, translating into MEKPPIHPFIPIIIGVISISFSAIFVKLAEAESGAIAFYRMLFSVLIIAPAFFKNHVHELKMLYQRDWLFSIIAGIFLAFHFILWFESLRYTSVASSTILVTMQPLFAFAGTYLFFKERLTMQAILSGIIAILGSFLISWGDFNISGSALFGDLLALIACVLVTGYFLFGQEVRKRISLITYTMVVYSISTICLFFYVLLKGESFGPYPFSTWIWFLLLAILPNLLGHSLFNWSIKWVSANVISIAILFEPIGASILALFIFGEKLIATQIIGGIIVIIGIMLFVLDIKALRNFFRKSN; encoded by the coding sequence ATGGAAAAGCCACCTATCCACCCGTTTATCCCTATTATCATCGGTGTGATTTCAATATCATTTTCGGCGATTTTTGTTAAACTTGCAGAAGCCGAGTCGGGAGCAATCGCTTTTTACCGGATGCTTTTTTCTGTGTTGATCATCGCCCCGGCTTTTTTTAAAAATCATGTACATGAATTAAAAATGTTATATCAAAGAGACTGGTTGTTTTCAATCATTGCCGGCATTTTTTTGGCATTTCATTTCATTTTGTGGTTTGAATCATTGCGGTACACATCCGTTGCCAGTTCGACGATTCTTGTTACGATGCAGCCGTTGTTTGCTTTTGCGGGAACCTATTTATTTTTCAAAGAGCGCCTCACCATGCAAGCCATTTTATCCGGAATTATCGCAATCTTGGGGAGCTTTTTAATCAGTTGGGGAGATTTTAATATCAGCGGCAGCGCCTTGTTTGGAGATCTGCTGGCACTTATTGCTTGCGTTTTGGTAACGGGATATTTTTTATTTGGACAAGAGGTAAGGAAAAGAATTTCTTTAATTACATATACGATGGTTGTGTACTCGATTAGTACAATATGTTTGTTTTTCTATGTATTATTGAAAGGGGAATCATTTGGACCATATCCTTTTTCGACATGGATTTGGTTTTTGCTCCTTGCAATTCTTCCGAATCTGTTGGGGCATTCATTATTTAACTGGTCCATCAAATGGGTCAGTGCCAATGTCATCTCAATCGCTATATTATTTGAACCTATAGGTGCGTCCATCTTGGCACTCTTTATTTTTGGAGAAAAATTGATTGCAACACAAATTATCGGTGGAATTATTGTTATTATTGGTATTATGTTGTTTGTGCTTGATATTAAGGCATTAAGAAATTTTTTCAGAAAAAGTAATTGA
- a CDS encoding MgtC/SapB family protein — MHTLSMVIRHEDLLKLAIAALLSLIIGIERELKKKPVGLKTCLVISTFSCLLTIISIDTAYSTPPRDEINITMDPLRLAAQIVSGIGFLGAGVILRRGNDSITGLTTAAIIWGAAGIGIAVGAGFYLEAVTTVIIVVVGIKVVAPFLMKIGPKRIRMRELYLKARIPKKENIEDLLKFMEDQEMVIDNIRITGDNLNYDVVIRFSTLLKENTYTVFDTFQALPYIQKIEIEILS; from the coding sequence ATGCATACTTTAAGCATGGTGATACGGCACGAAGACCTTCTGAAATTGGCGATTGCCGCTCTATTAAGTTTAATTATTGGAATCGAGAGAGAATTAAAGAAAAAGCCCGTAGGATTAAAAACCTGTTTAGTGATTTCCACTTTCAGCTGTTTATTAACAATCATTTCGATTGATACTGCATATAGCACCCCTCCCCGGGATGAAATCAACATCACCATGGACCCTCTTAGACTCGCAGCCCAAATCGTCAGCGGTATCGGCTTTTTAGGTGCTGGTGTGATATTAAGAAGAGGAAATGACAGCATTACCGGTTTAACAACCGCGGCAATTATCTGGGGAGCAGCCGGAATTGGAATTGCTGTTGGCGCAGGATTTTATTTAGAAGCGGTAACTACGGTAATAATCGTTGTTGTCGGGATTAAAGTGGTTGCACCGTTCCTGATGAAAATTGGGCCAAAGCGCATCCGGATGCGTGAACTTTACTTGAAAGCCCGCATTCCAAAAAAGGAAAATATCGAGGATTTATTGAAGTTCATGGAAGATCAGGAAATGGTTATTGATAATATTCGAATCACAGGCGATAATCTTAATTACGATGTAGTGATCCGTTTTTCTACTTTATTAAAGGAAAATACTTATACGGTTTTTGACACCTTCCAGGCTCTGCCCTATATCCAAAAAATCGAAATTGAAATTTTATCATAA